The DNA segment TCATGTCGGCCCTCCTGTTCATCTTCATCATCACGCTGGCGGTCTTCGCCCTGCGCCTGGCGGAGGCGCGCCGGAACATGGAGCAGGCGGAAGCTGCCCTCACCAGCGCGACCTCGGTCCGGATCCTGCTCCTTGAGGCGATCCGCCGCGAGCTCGCGAAACGGGGCATCGACGTTGAGATTGAGTTCGAGCACGGCATTCTCCGCCTGACTGACCGGGCGATCCGCTTCCCCCGGGGAGAGGCGGTTCCCTACCCTGACCATCACGCACACGTGGGGGCGGTCGCGCGGGTCCTCCGCGATGTCCTCTCCTGCTACGCTCACGGGCGGTCAACCCCCGCCCTCGATGGCCTTCCACCGCCTCCTGCTGCCCCCTTCTGCCTCCCACCTGCCCCGTTCCCTGACCCGCCCCGCTGCGAGGAGGCCATCCCGGGGGTGCGCGTGGACACCGTGCTCATCGAGGGTCACACCGACAACGTTCCGCTCGTCGCCAACCCCAGGTACAAGGACAACCTCGACCTCTCGGCCGGGCGCGCCGCCGAGGTGTACCGTATGATGACGAGCTGCGAGCCAGACCTCGCAAGCCTGGTCAACAAGCAGGGCGCACCGATCTTGAACGTGGCCGGCTACGGCGAGAGCCGACCTCTTGATCCGAAG comes from the Dehalococcoidia bacterium genome and includes:
- a CDS encoding OmpA family protein; protein product: MSDLMSALLFIFIITLAVFALRLAEARRNMEQAEAALTSATSVRILLLEAIRRELAKRGIDVEIEFEHGILRLTDRAIRFPRGEAVPYPDHHAHVGAVARVLRDVLSCYAHGRSTPALDGLPPPPAAPFCLPPAPFPDPPRCEEAIPGVRVDTVLIEGHTDNVPLVANPRYKDNLDLSAGRAAEVYRMMTSCEPDLASLVNKQGAPILNVAGYGESRPLDPKRPDADVNRRIDLRFLMESPRPRKRDAPPVPQRVLKATERAVNER